In Pseudomonas flavescens, the sequence CCGACTCTGTGATACAGCGCGTTTTGAAAAGCTGACCCGTGAGTTTAAGCAGATGGCGCTCAACTCATAACTACATATATTTAAACATGGCGATAGCTGATAAAAATCGCGCATCAGTCACTAGATTGTTGTTTCTCCACCCGCCGCAACGCCCGGTAGAGCGTGGAGCGGTGAACCTTGAGTACCTTGGCGGCCTGATCGACGGACTGCCCGTCCTCGTTGATCAAGCGGCGCGCCTCGTCGATCTGCTCACTGGACAGCGTGGGTTTTGCGCCGAATTTCACGCCGCGGGCTTTGGCAGCGTCGCGGCCGTCCTTGGTTCGTTCGAGAATCAGCGAGCGCTCGAACTCGACGATACCGGCGAAAACCGCCAGAACCGCCAGACCGTTTTCCGTGGTGGTGTCAGCCCAGGGCTCGGACAGGCTGCGAAGCCCCGCGCCACTGACGTGAATCCGCTCGGCGATCTCCAACAACTCTCGCGTGCTGCGTGCCAGGCGATCGAGCTTGGTCACGGTGAGCACGTCACCTGGGCCCAGCTCGGCGAGCAAGCGGGTCAGCTCGGGGCGGTTGCGCCAGTTGTTCTTGGTCTGCTCCGAAACGAGCCGGGTGCATCCCGCCAGCTCCAGCCCGAACAGCTGGCTGAGCAGGTTTGGCGTTTCACTGGCTCTCGCATAACCGAGGTAACGGGGTCCCGTTTCCTGGAGCGACTCTGATTCCGGCGCAACGCTCATCGGCGGGTAACTCCGGGCAAGGCCACATTGCACCGCATCGCGGCTGCCGAGATGACGCTGATAGATTTGTGTGGCGGCGATGAGGGAAGGTATCGAGGGAAGGATTGGCAAGAAAAGGCTGGAATCATGCTGCATTTACTCTGCGCTGGCGGCCCGACCTGCGCGAAACTGAACCTGCCTTGCCGCGATTGCGGTGGCACCCGTGAAATAACCTACACCAAGCTCTGCAGCGTGGAAACCCTGGGGCGTAGCGCTCGCAAGCGAACGCAGCGCCCTGTACCCCGCTGAAGATGTCACCAAGCGCCGAACCGCTGCCAGGCAAAACCCCTGACCCTCAACGAGAACGCCGCCGCCCTTTACGGTAACGGCGGCGCACGGTCTGGCATTGCGCAATCAGGCAGTCAGACGGGTCAGCGCCTCACGGTACTTGTCGGCGGTCTTCTGCGCGACGTCGGCCGGTACTGCCGGCGCTGGCGGCTCCTTGTTCCAGCCGGTGGATTCCAACCAGTTGCGCACGAACTGCTTGTCGAAGCTCGGCGGGTTGGTGCCTTCGGCGTAGCTGTCGGCTGGCCAGAAGCGGCTGGAGTCGGGGGTCAGCACTTCGTCCATCAGGGTCAGGGTGCCGTTTTCGTCGAGGCCGAATTCGAACTTGGTGTCGGCGATGATGATGCCGCGGGTGGCTGCGTACTCGACTGCCGCGACGTACAGCGCGATGGAGGTGTCGCGCACCTTGGCGGCCAGCTCGGCACCGATGATCGCTTCGCACTGCTCGAAGCTGATGTTCTCGTCATGGTCGCCCACGGCGGCCTTGGTCGACGGGGTGAAGATCGGCTGTGGCAGCTTGGCGGCTTCCTTCAGACCGGCGGGGAGCTGGATACCGCATACGGTGCCGCTCTTCTGATACTCCTTCCAGCCCGAACCGACGAGGTAACCGCGCACGATGGCCTCCACGGCAACCGGCTTGAGGCGCTTGGCGACCACGGCGCGGCCCTCGACCAGCGACAGCTCGGCGGCCGGCACCACGTCTTCGACGCGATCACCGGTGAAGTGGTTGGGCACCACATGGGCCAGCTTGTCGAACCAGAAGTTGGAGATGGCGGTAAGGATCTTGCCCTTCTCCGGAATTGGCTGCTCGAGGATCACGTCGAAAGCCGACAGGCGATCGGTTGCGACCATCAGCATGCGCTTGTCGTCGATCTCGTAGAGATCGCGGACTTTGCCCGAATAGATCTTTTTCAGGCTCAGGGAAGGTGTGGTCATATCGAGATTCCGCCTTGTCGCGTGAAAGTCGCGCCGCTCTTCGTCAAAGCTGACGACCGACGGCCGGGTAAGTAGCAACAGCGCCGGAGGGCACCTCTAAAAACTACCTGCGTTGTCATCGCTGCGTTGAAAACAGGCTCGAGATGCTCATTTACAACTCGTGAACTGCGCTTTTCGCCTGTTCTCGCCTTGCGCCGACTGCCTCGCCTAGGTTTTTAGAGGCCCCAGTTGGCCTGCCTGTGAAAACAAAAGGCGAAACCCCTGGAGGTTTCGCCTATCGCCAACCACTCGCCAAGAATCCTTAGCCGAGGTTTTCCTGAATCATGTCCAGCACGCGGCGTGCGACATCGGCCGGTGCGATGGTGTTGAGGTCTTTCTCGACCGTCACCTGCACGGTATCGCCAACGGCGGTCAGGCGGACCTGATAGCGCTCGGCGCGAGCTTCGATGTCGTCCTTGTTCTCCGAGCCGCCGAACAGACGGCTGAAGAAGCCAGGCTTCTCGTTGGCACGTTGCGGGCCTTCGGCCAGGTTGACGTAATAGACGCCCAGGGTACGGTTGATGTCGTCGACGCGCAGGTCAGCCATACGCAGCGAGCGGCCAACGCCGGACCAGGCACGGTCGAAGTCGGTGCTCAGGTTCAGCACCGGGTTGCCATTGCCATCGGCGGAGAGGCTCACGCGGCTCGGTGCGTCGTAGTCACGACCGGCCAGCAGCGATACCGAACCGCCCTGCTCGACGCTGCGCGTCAGGCTGGCCTGCAGGTCGTCGAGCAGCGCGGCATCCAATGCCTTGTTGACGCTACGCTCGGTGAACGGCACGTCGCTGGTGCTGCCGGCCGGACGCTGAGCGGTGACCACGAAGATTTCGCTGGTGTTGCGCTGTACGCCTGGCTCGAGGCGCACGTGCACACGGGTCTCGGTGTTGCTGTCGAGGCCGGCGACACGGCCGCCCAGGCGGCTCTGCATGCTGCTGGACAGCGCATCGAAGCGCTGCCAGTCGGTGCTGAATTCGCCGGTCTGTGGACGCTCGTCGACGATGCGGAAGCCGCCGTCCTCGAAGTACTGGCGGGCACCCGGCCAGACTTCAGCGGGAACGCGCTGAGCGACCAGCCAGCTGGAGTCGCCGCTGTTCTGCAGGCTGAACTCGCTGACGCTCTCGCTAACGGCGAGTGCTTGCGGGCGCGGCACTTCGTACTCGCCCTCCACGTCGCTGTTGCGGATCTGATTCGGCACCGGCAGCAGCGGATCGAGACGCTTGGCCTCGACATCGGCAGGCAGTTGCATCGGTGCGGTCTGCCGCGCGGTCAGGTAATCGCTACCGCGATCGCGGAAGTAGCCATTTTCGCCCCAGATCCAGCCACAGCCACTGGTGCTGGTGATGATCAGAGCAAGTGCGGAAAGTCCGGCCAGTCGCTTCATGCGTCGTAATTCCTCGATTAGACCAATACACCGGACTGGCGCAGGGCCTGACGCAGCGGTTCGTGACAACGGGGGCTCAGCCAGGTCAGCGGCAAGCGAATGCCGTCGGCCATCATGCCCATTTCGTTCAGCGCCCATTTCACCGGAATCGGGTTGGCTTCGATGAACAGGTTCTTGTGCAGGGGCATCAGGCGGTCGTTGATCGCCCGTGCGATCGCCGCTTCACCGCGCATGGCCGCCGAACACATGTCGCTCATCGCCCGCGGGGCCACGTTGGCGGTCACGGAAATGTTGCCCTTGCCGCCCAGCAGCATCAGCTCGACCGCCGTGGCGTCGTCGCCGGAATAGAGCAGGAAGTTCGAGCTGACACGGTCGAGGATGTCACGGGCACGCTGCAGGTCGCCGGTGGCTTCCTTGATGCCGATGATGTTGTCGACGGCGGACAGGCGCTCGACGGTTTCCGGCAGCATGTCGCAGGCGGTACGCCCCGGCACGTTGTAGAGAATCTGCGGAATGGCCACGGCTTCGGCAATGTGGCGGAAGTGCAGGTACAGGCCTTCCTGGGTCGGCTTGTTGTAGTACGGCGTGACCAGCAGGCAGGCATCGGCGCCGGCGGTCTTGGCGTTCTGGGTCAGCTCGACCGCTTCGCGGGTGGAGTTGGCACCCGTGCCGGCGATCACCGGGATGCGCCCGGCGACCTGATCGACCACGCGGCGGATGACTTCGATGTGCTCGTTGACATCGAGGGTCGCCGACTCACCCGTGGTGCCGACCGCGACGATGGCGTTGGTGCCCTCTTGCAGGTGGAAATCCACCAGCTTGCTCAAGGCATCCCAATCGAGATTACCCTGTGCATCCATGGGCGTGGCCAGTGCCACCATACTGCCCGCAATCATGCAACCGCTCCTGCTGAAAAAGAGAGCCGTAATGGTACTGGCGCCACCAGCCTTGCACAAGCTAAGTAGCAGGTGGCGTGAACGACCGTCATTGCATGCCTCTGGCGCCGCGCTTCGCTTGCCGATAGCGGTATCTGGTCATTCCCCTGGCGGGCGCTTTTCGCTACCCTGCGAGTTTGTTTGGCACTGTCTATAGAGCCGAGCGTTCAACGTTTAGGAAGGCTGCATGTCCACCCCCCCAGTTCGCGAACAATTCCTCGTCATCAGTGCACTCGGCACCAACGCCATGGAGCTGACCAACGTACTGTGCCGAGCCAGCCATGAAAACCGCTGCGCGGTCGTCAGCACGCGCCTGAGCCGCCACGGCGAGTTCAGCGCGCTGGTGCTGCAGGTGTCTGGCAACTGGGATGCCCTGGCGCGCCTGGAAACGGGCCTGCCGGCACTCTCCAAGAAGCATGAGTTCACCGCCAACGTGATCCGTAGCGCAGCGTCGGAGGTCCGCCCCCAGGCGCTGCCCTACGTGGCCTACGTCAGCTCGGTGTACCGCCCGGACATCCTCAACGAGCTGTGCCAGTTCTTCATCGATCACCGCGTCGAACTGGAGGCCCTGACCTGCGACACCTATCAGGCGCCGCAGACCGGCGGCACCATGCTCAACGCCACGCTGACCGTCACCCTGCCAGCCGGCACCCAGATCAGTTGGCTGCGCGACCAGTTCCTGGATTTCGCCGACGCGCTGAATCTGGATGCGCTGATCGAACCCTGGCGCCCACAGAACCCATAAGGAGCCCTTCATGGCCATCGCTATCGACGCCCCTGTCCCCGACTTCAGCGCCCCCGCGACGGGCGGCGAGTTCAACCTGGCCGCCTACAAGGGCAAGCAGTTGGTGATCTACTTCTACCCGAAGGACAATACTCCGGGCTGCACCACCCAAGGCCAGGGCTTTCGGGATGGCCACGCGGCCTTCGCTGCGGCCAACACGGTCGTCGTCGGCGTGTCGCGCGACAGCCTGAAGACCCATGAGAACTTCAAGGCCAAGCAGGGCTTCGCCTTCGAACTGATTTCGGACAAGGACGAAAGCGTCTGCCAGCTGTTCGACGTGATCAAGCTGAAGAAGCTCTACGGCAAGGAGTACCTGGGCGTCGACCGCAGCACCTTCCTGATCGACAAGAACGGCGTACTGCGCCAGGAATGGCGAGGGGTCAAGGTGCCCGGCCATGTCGATGAGGTACTGGCCGCAGCCCAGGCCCTCAACAAAGCCTGATACATATGAAAAATGCCGCTCTCGAGCGGCATTTTTCATGGCGACCTCTTCACCCTGGCATCACGCCTTGCGCAGCCAGTAACGGAACACGTCACCCTCGGTTTCCTCACGCAGCAGCTCATGGCCAGCCAGCCGGGCGAAGGCCCGGAAATCGCGCTGCGACCCGGCATCCGTGGCCAACACCTTGAGCACCTCGCCACTGGCCAGGCCATTGAGCGCCATCTTGGCCTTGAGCAAAGGCAGCGGGCAATTCAAGCCACACGCATCCAGCTCGGCCTGATGCTCGCCCCGCCACACCGCTACATCCCCCATAACGCCCTCCGTTTTTCCAGGCCGACAGCATAACCCAAGGCCCGCCGACGCTGGTCAGGCAAGTGCCTCCCGGCTACAGTACGGCACTGATCCGACAAGAGCTCCATGCATGAATGTTTTGCGCCCTACCCTGCTGACGCTCGCCTGCCTGCTGGCACAACCGACGATGGCCAACGACCTGCCATCACTTGGCGATGCCAGCTCGTCGATGGTTTCTCCGCAACAGGAGTATCAACTGGGCCGGGCCTGGCTGAGCATCGTCCGCGGCCAGGTCAGCCAACTGTCGGATCCGCAGCTCAAGGACTTCGTCGAAAGCAGCGTCTACCGCCTGGCGGAAACCAGCCAGGTTCAGGACCGGCGCCTCGAGTTCGTCCTGCTCAACAGCCCGCAGATCAACGCTTTTGCAGCGCCAGGCGGGATCATCGGCGTCAACGGCGGGCTGTTCCTCTACGCGCAGACCGAAGGCGAATACGCCTCGGTACTGGCCCACGAACTGGCCCACTTGTCGCAGCGCCACTTCGCCCGCGGCCTGGAGGCCCAGCAACGCATGCAGTTGCCGGTCATGGCCGCGATGCTCGCTGGTATCGTCGCAGCGGCAGCGGGTGCCGGCGATGCCGGCATCGCCGCCATCGCCTCGACCCAGGCAGCAGCGATTCAGGAACAGCGGCGCTTCTCCCGGCAGAACGAACAGGAGGCCGACCGCATCGGTCTGGTCAACCTGGAAAAGGCCGGCTACGACCCCCGCTCGATGCCGAGCATGTTCGAACGCCTGATGCGTCAGTACCGCTACGACCGCATGCCACCCGAATTCCTGCTGACCCACCCGGTCTCCGAATCGCGTATCGCCGATACCCGCAACCGCGCCGAGCAGTACCAGGCTGGCGGCACCGAAGACAGCCTGCGCTACCAGCTGATGCGTGCCCGGGTGCAGCTGACCTATGAAGAAACCCCGGGCATCGCCGCCAAACGCTTCCGTGCCCAGCTCGATGAAAACCCGAACATGGACGCCGCCCGCTATGGCCTGACCATCGCCCTGATCAAGGGCAGCCAGTTCGACGAGGCACGCGACACCCTGGCGCCCCTGCTGCAGAAGGCACCGGACGACGTCACCTACAACCTGGCGCAGATCAGCCTGGACAGTGCAGCCAACCGCCTCGCCGCCGCCGATCAGCGCATCAAGCGTCTGCTCGACCTGTACCCTGGCAACTACCCGCTGAACCAGGCGCGCATCGACCTGCTGCTCAAACAACGCAAAATTCCCGAGGCCGAGCAGGCCCTGAACGATCTGCTCAAGCGCCGCGTGAAGGATCCGGACGTCTGGTATCAGGTTGCGGAAGTGCGCGGCCTCAGCGGCAACACCATCGGCCTGCATCAGGCCCGGGCAGAGTTCTTCGCGCTGGTGGGGGATTTCAACCAGGCCATCGAGCAGCTCGACTTCGCCAAGCGCCGCGCCAGCAACAACTTCCAGCTGGCTTCACGCATCGACGCCCGCCAGAAAGAGCTGATCGAAGAGAAGCGCATGACCGAAGAGATGCTGCGCTGATGAACGAGCGCCAAGTCAGGGCCTGGTAGTCTCCTGCAGCCGTCTCTCGCTTGGCGCTTTGCCCTTGCAGAGTGCCGCTGCTGTCAGGCATTGCCAGCGAGCTTCAGGCGTGCCGCCTGGGTGAAGTCGAGCATACGCTTGAGCGGCTTGATCGCTCTGGGAATCAGCGCCGGGTCGACGAACACCTCGTTACTGCCCTCACGCAGGCACTGCAAGGTGCGCTGCAGGGTGTTCATCGCCATCCACGGGCAGTTGGCACAACTGCGGCAGGCGGCGCCATTGCCAGCTGTCGGCGCCGCGACGAACTCCTTGTCGGGACACAGCTGCTGCATCTTGTAGAAGATGCCGCGATCGGTGGCGACGATGAAGGTCTTGTTCGGCATCCGCTGCGCGGCAGCGATCAGTTGGCTGGTCGAGCCAACCGCATCGGCCAGGTCGATCACCGCGGTCGGCGACTCAGGGTGCACCAGCACGGCCGCTTGCGGATACAGCGCCTTCATTTCTTCCAGCTGGCGGGCCTTGAACTCTTCGTGGACGATGCAGGCACCGTCCCAGAGCAGCATGTCGGCACCGGTCTTGTTCTGGATGAAACGCCCCAGATGCTGATCCGGCGCCCAGATGATGCTCTCGCCGTTGTCCATCAGGTGCTCGACGATCTCCACGGCGCAGCTGGACGTCACCACCCAGTCGGCCCGCGCCTTCACCGCTGCCGAGGTATTGGCGTAAACCACCACGGTGCGCTGCGGATGCTGATCGCAGAACGCGGCGAATTCGTCGACCGGGCAACCCAGATCCAGAGAACAGGTGGCTTCCAGCGTCGGCATCAGCACGCGCTTTTCAGGGTTGAGGATTTTCGCCGTCTCGCCCATGAACTTGACGCCGGCGACCAACACGGTCTGCGCCGAATGCTGATTGCCGAAGCGGGCCATCTCCAGCGAGTCGGACACGCAGCCACCGGTTTCTTCGGCAAGCGCCTGCAGCACCGGGTCGCAGTAGTAGTGGGCGACCAGAACGGCATTCTGGCGCTTCAGTTCTTTGCCAATTTCATCACGGTAGAACGCTTCCTGCTCCGCCGTCAGCGTCTCTGGCTGTTTGGCATCGAGATGAGCTTGGACAAGAAGTCGTTCGGCAATCTGCGTCATGTCGTCAGGCCCTATCGAGGTCTATGAGCACGGAACGTTGAGTATACCGCCAGACGCACCGGGCTGGCCGGAACAGGCAGAGGGGCGTCGCAGGTTGCACAGCCGCGGGCTGCGAACCTTGCGCGGGCGCGCATGTTAAGGGCTTTGTCGGACGATTTTCAATCGCCCGGACGACCTCGCATCGATCCACCGGTTGATCGCCAGGATAATCCGCCGCATCATCAGCATCAGGACAACGACTTGGCCGAGCGACAGCCGCCAGGCAGCAGGGCCGCAGGTGGCCAACCAGGTTCAGTCGCGCAGAGGCCGAATGCGACTTCTGCAAGAAGCACCGTTATCACCATTTTGGAAAACATCGACCACGCGCGCGCCCCGCGGTGGTCGTTCAGCGATTGAGGATGTCATGGCTTACGAAAGCATCGAATGGGACAAGCTGGGTTTCGACTACATCAAGACCGACCAGCGCTACCTGTCGCACTGGCGCGACGGTGAATGGGATCAGGGCAACCTGACCGAAGACAACGTACTGCACATCAGCGAGGGCTCCACGGCCCTGCATTATGGCCAGCAGTGCTTCGAAGGCCTCAAGGCCTACCGCTGCAAGGATGGCTCGATCAACCTGTTCCGCCCTGACCAGAACGCTCTGCGCATGCAGCGCAGCTGTGCGCGCCTGCTGATGCCGGCACCGTCGAACGAGCAATTCATCGAGGCCTGCAAGCAGGTGGTACGCGCCAACGAGCGCTTCATCCCGCCATACGGTTCCGGTGGCGCGCTGTATCTGCGCCCGTTCGTGATCGGCGTTGGCGACAACATCGGCGTACGCACCGCGCCGGAGTTCATCTTCTCGGTGTTCTGCATCCCGGTCGGCCCTTACTTCAAGGGCGGCATGAAGCCTAACAACTTCGTGATCTCCGGCTATGACCGCGCCGCCCCCCAGGGCACCGGCGCAGCCAAGGTCGGCGGCAACTACGCCGCCAGCCTGATGCCC encodes:
- a CDS encoding sulfurtransferase TusA family protein gives rise to the protein MGDVAVWRGEHQAELDACGLNCPLPLLKAKMALNGLASGEVLKVLATDAGSQRDFRAFARLAGHELLREETEGDVFRYWLRKA
- a CDS encoding M48 family metalloprotease, which gives rise to MNVLRPTLLTLACLLAQPTMANDLPSLGDASSSMVSPQQEYQLGRAWLSIVRGQVSQLSDPQLKDFVESSVYRLAETSQVQDRRLEFVLLNSPQINAFAAPGGIIGVNGGLFLYAQTEGEYASVLAHELAHLSQRHFARGLEAQQRMQLPVMAAMLAGIVAAAAGAGDAGIAAIASTQAAAIQEQRRFSRQNEQEADRIGLVNLEKAGYDPRSMPSMFERLMRQYRYDRMPPEFLLTHPVSESRIADTRNRAEQYQAGGTEDSLRYQLMRARVQLTYEETPGIAAKRFRAQLDENPNMDAARYGLTIALIKGSQFDEARDTLAPLLQKAPDDVTYNLAQISLDSAANRLAAADQRIKRLLDLYPGNYPLNQARIDLLLKQRKIPEAEQALNDLLKRRVKDPDVWYQVAEVRGLSGNTIGLHQARAEFFALVGDFNQAIEQLDFAKRRASNNFQLASRIDARQKELIEEKRMTEEMLR
- the dapA gene encoding 4-hydroxy-tetrahydrodipicolinate synthase, with the translated sequence MIAGSMVALATPMDAQGNLDWDALSKLVDFHLQEGTNAIVAVGTTGESATLDVNEHIEVIRRVVDQVAGRIPVIAGTGANSTREAVELTQNAKTAGADACLLVTPYYNKPTQEGLYLHFRHIAEAVAIPQILYNVPGRTACDMLPETVERLSAVDNIIGIKEATGDLQRARDILDRVSSNFLLYSGDDATAVELMLLGGKGNISVTANVAPRAMSDMCSAAMRGEAAIARAINDRLMPLHKNLFIEANPIPVKWALNEMGMMADGIRLPLTWLSPRCHEPLRQALRQSGVLV
- a CDS encoding phosphoribosylaminoimidazolesuccinocarboxamide synthase translates to MTTPSLSLKKIYSGKVRDLYEIDDKRMLMVATDRLSAFDVILEQPIPEKGKILTAISNFWFDKLAHVVPNHFTGDRVEDVVPAAELSLVEGRAVVAKRLKPVAVEAIVRGYLVGSGWKEYQKSGTVCGIQLPAGLKEAAKLPQPIFTPSTKAAVGDHDENISFEQCEAIIGAELAAKVRDTSIALYVAAVEYAATRGIIIADTKFEFGLDENGTLTLMDEVLTPDSSRFWPADSYAEGTNPPSFDKQFVRNWLESTGWNKEPPAPAVPADVAQKTADKYREALTRLTA
- the bamC gene encoding outer membrane protein assembly factor BamC, which produces MKRLAGLSALALIITSTSGCGWIWGENGYFRDRGSDYLTARQTAPMQLPADVEAKRLDPLLPVPNQIRNSDVEGEYEVPRPQALAVSESVSEFSLQNSGDSSWLVAQRVPAEVWPGARQYFEDGGFRIVDERPQTGEFSTDWQRFDALSSSMQSRLGGRVAGLDSNTETRVHVRLEPGVQRNTSEIFVVTAQRPAGSTSDVPFTERSVNKALDAALLDDLQASLTRSVEQGGSVSLLAGRDYDAPSRVSLSADGNGNPVLNLSTDFDRAWSGVGRSLRMADLRVDDINRTLGVYYVNLAEGPQRANEKPGFFSRLFGGSENKDDIEARAERYQVRLTAVGDTVQVTVEKDLNTIAPADVARRVLDMIQENLG
- a CDS encoding recombinase family protein, with the translated sequence MSVAPESESLQETGPRYLGYARASETPNLLSQLFGLELAGCTRLVSEQTKNNWRNRPELTRLLAELGPGDVLTVTKLDRLARSTRELLEIAERIHVSGAGLRSLSEPWADTTTENGLAVLAVFAGIVEFERSLILERTKDGRDAAKARGVKFGAKPTLSSEQIDEARRLINEDGQSVDQAAKVLKVHRSTLYRALRRVEKQQSSD
- a CDS encoding branched-chain amino acid aminotransferase, translated to MAYESIEWDKLGFDYIKTDQRYLSHWRDGEWDQGNLTEDNVLHISEGSTALHYGQQCFEGLKAYRCKDGSINLFRPDQNALRMQRSCARLLMPAPSNEQFIEACKQVVRANERFIPPYGSGGALYLRPFVIGVGDNIGVRTAPEFIFSVFCIPVGPYFKGGMKPNNFVISGYDRAAPQGTGAAKVGGNYAASLMPGSQAKKNNFADCIYLDPQTHTKIEEVGSANFFAITHNDEFVTPKSPSVLPGITRLSLIELAQSRLGLKVIEGDVFIDRLGDFKEAGACGTAAVITPIGGIEYQGKLHVFHSETEVGPTISRLYSELTGVQSGDVEAPQGWIVKV
- a CDS encoding glycine cleavage system protein R, translated to MSTPPVREQFLVISALGTNAMELTNVLCRASHENRCAVVSTRLSRHGEFSALVLQVSGNWDALARLETGLPALSKKHEFTANVIRSAASEVRPQALPYVAYVSSVYRPDILNELCQFFIDHRVELEALTCDTYQAPQTGGTMLNATLTVTLPAGTQISWLRDQFLDFADALNLDALIEPWRPQNP
- the nadA gene encoding quinolinate synthase NadA, whose translation is MTQIAERLLVQAHLDAKQPETLTAEQEAFYRDEIGKELKRQNAVLVAHYYCDPVLQALAEETGGCVSDSLEMARFGNQHSAQTVLVAGVKFMGETAKILNPEKRVLMPTLEATCSLDLGCPVDEFAAFCDQHPQRTVVVYANTSAAVKARADWVVTSSCAVEIVEHLMDNGESIIWAPDQHLGRFIQNKTGADMLLWDGACIVHEEFKARQLEEMKALYPQAAVLVHPESPTAVIDLADAVGSTSQLIAAAQRMPNKTFIVATDRGIFYKMQQLCPDKEFVAAPTAGNGAACRSCANCPWMAMNTLQRTLQCLREGSNEVFVDPALIPRAIKPLKRMLDFTQAARLKLAGNA
- a CDS encoding peroxiredoxin, encoding MAIAIDAPVPDFSAPATGGEFNLAAYKGKQLVIYFYPKDNTPGCTTQGQGFRDGHAAFAAANTVVVGVSRDSLKTHENFKAKQGFAFELISDKDESVCQLFDVIKLKKLYGKEYLGVDRSTFLIDKNGVLRQEWRGVKVPGHVDEVLAAAQALNKA